GACTCATCGCGATAGCACTCGCCGCCATCGTTCTGGCCGGCTGCAACACGATGGAAGGTGCCGGCCGCGACATCGAACGCGGCGGCGAAAAGATTCAGGACGCTGCGAAGGCGAAGAAGTAGCGCAAACTGCGCGGACTGCAAACTCGAACAAACCGACGAGAAAGGACAGCAACGATGACTCAGAATGTTGCCTTGGTGGCCCTTGTGGGCTTGGCAGTGGGCGTGGGGTTTCTCTTGCGGCAGACGCGCCGGGAGCGCATGAAGCAGCCCGACCCCATTCAGACGTGGGAAGCGGAAGGCGGCGCCGTGCCTGTGGCACCAAACCGCACCGCCGCTCAGGTCGAGCCATCCGCTGC
The Betaproteobacteria bacterium genome window above contains:
- a CDS encoding entericidin A/B family lipoprotein, which encodes MIHRLIAIALAAIVLAGCNTMEGAGRDIERGGEKIQDAAKAKK